A stretch of DNA from Anopheles ziemanni chromosome 3, idAnoZiCoDA_A2_x.2, whole genome shotgun sequence:
TATATGGCCCTTAAACTCTTAtcgtttcatttaaaaatgtgCATGGTGATTTAGAGTATCTAAAAATAGATTGCTTTGATTGGATGCTTATAGATAATTCATCGAAAAGCTCCAGAGTGTTAGAACTTTGCGCTATGTGTAGAGAGGCCCTATCGCAACATGCTGTTTGCATATTAGCTGGATGCTGTAATTTTCCACGTTAAAGATTCCACGGTAAAATGTATTGCTTTTTTGATTTCACGCTTGTATGTCTCATAGAATACATTAATCTCTTTAGTACGCACGCCTGTTCTTTATTGAGGTTCGTCCACGACTGCCTCTCCGTTTTACAGATTCGTACCATAAGATTTTCAATGATAATGACATATTCTTATAACTGATCCTAGTTTCAAGTCGATTAAATAAGTAAATCTTATATGTTTTATATTATCTGTTTTTCCATCTAGGAATACAAAGCTGTATACGAGCATAGAGAACAGTATTCGCACATGCGATACCTGCAGTTAGTCGCTAAAAATGTTCCAGCATTCAGAGACTTCATCAAAATATCTCCAGCGGTATTCAGCCTAATGTGTCGAGTATGCTGCCCTTTCATCAAAAAGAGAATGTCCTACGGGAAGCCGGTTACAACGGCCGAACATCTAGTAGCCACAATGCGCTACCTCATAACTGGTCAGACGATCGCTGAGTTGTCAGTTGCTTGTCGTTCAAAAGCAAATCTAAGACACATAATCAACGATACTTGCAAAGCTACTGATGAGGCTCTAGGTCCAACATGTATGCGAGTaagtataaattttaaatgtgtGAACGTTTAGTTTAGGCCATATTCGTCGATATAATATAAACGTACTTTTTTCATATTCCTAGCAGCCACGAGGAGTGGTTTGGCAAACGGCTTTAAAGAAAACTGGGGTTTTCAGTTTTGCATTGGAGCTATAGACGAGATGCATGGCCATGTGCGACCCCcaacgaaagaagaagagcATTTTACAAACTACGAACAATTTTCCAGTGTTACTAGGCTGGTATTAGCCAATGCAGACTGTGAGGTTTTATACTCAGACACTGGGGCTCCAGGGGGGATGGAGGTTAGTTGGATTTTTGATACCAGTGACTTAGCTAGCGTGTTGGACCATTTACCAAATTTCAACTTGCAAACATCAGAAGGCATTACCAAATATGTCATTGTGGGGGACAATGCGTTCCCACTGTCGGATACTCTTCTTGTTCCGTTTGAGAAAGAAACTACGCCAGAAATGCGAATAGTTAACCAAAGGCTTTCACGGGCTCGGCCAGTTGTACGGCATAATGAGTAATAGATTTCatatcattaaaaaaacattcatttaaCGAGCGATCAGATGGGGCCCGTTCTGAAGGCATGTActattttgcataatttcatTTCTGCTGTTGACAAGTTCCGCAACAACGTTGAGCAACTGGAGCAACGTATACTAGCAAACAAGGCGGTTGTCCTGGGTCAACAGCGGAACTTCGTTGTTGATGTTCCTACAGAGAACGAACGGTTGCAACGAGGAATCAGAACTAGAGAAAAGTTCATTAGACTGTTGTCACAGGCTCCATCTGAAAGGCAATACTAGTTCCATGTGGGAACATCAATGATGCTGACGTGCGGACATTTTGCGTCGAGTGAAGTGCGACCCTGAGCTGAAAAGCTTAGGGGAGAACGTGTACCGGGTGAGGCGCACCCATAAAAATGAGCTTCTCATTGAGCTGAAGAGAGGGGTGCATGCGTCGGACCTTAAGTGCCAGGAAGCGCTGCAAAAGTCGGTGGGGGACGCTGGGCAGGTAAAGATGCTAAGCCAATCAGAAACCATCGAGTGTCGCAACATTGATGAGGTGACTTCGGCCGAAGATATTGTGGAGGCCCTAAAAACCCAAGTAGGCATCGAGGAGGCTCAGCTACAAGTGAAGATGCGGATGGCATTTGGATGAATGCAAAAGGCAACCATCAAAGTGGCATCTAGCACTGCGGTCAAAATCTTGGCCGTTGGCAAGATTAGGGTAGGTTGGACGGTATGCCCACTACGCTTGGTCGCAAGGCCAAAAGAGTGTTTTAAATGCTGAGACACTGGTCATCAACAGTGGAACTGCAAGGGGGCTGACCGGTCGAACACCTGCATGCGGTGTGGAGAAGTTGGACATCGAGCAGGGGGTTGCAGCAAGGAGCCGAAATGTGTACTATGCCCGGCAGATAGGCGCAACCATCGCATGAGAGGACCGGACTGTAAGGCGCGCCTGTAATGGCTAAGCACATGGAGATGATCCAGCTTAACCTCAACCACTGCGAGGTTGCTCAGCAGGTACTATGGCAGACGATGGTAGATGAGAAGGTGGACGTGGCGCTACTTTCTGAGCCGTATCAGGTGCCTGTTGGGGACGGAGCTTGGGTCGTGGACAAGACCGGAAGAGCAACGATTCTGGCCGGGGGTAGGTACcctattttcttttatgtggcacgacatccccaagTGGGACAAGACCTCTCTCCGAGGAGAGTTttcggtgaccgaaagacggtatattatagatcggtggccagccgttcgtaataccggagggtgccagactcgagtcTCGATCCCAcgcctgtggcgtggtgtttcctcgcgctaccgctgcgccatgggcaccctaTACAGGAGGTAATTTGAGGTGACCAAGAAGGGTTTGTCGTTGCTATGATATATTCGGTGGTGTGCTGCAGCGTTTACGCTCCCCCCAGTTGGTCGCTGGAAAGGTTCGAGGACCTCCTCAACGCACTGTCGCTGGAGTTGGCAGAAAGAAGGGCAGTGATAGTCGGGGGCGACATCAACGCTTGGTCGGTGGAGTGGGGCAGCAAGTCCACAAGTCAGCGAGGAACGAGTGTTGCTGAATGCTTCGCGATGATGGACCTTCAGCTGCTCAACGACGGCGTGACAAGCACTTTCCGGCGGAATGGCAGATCATCGGTGGTAGACGTAACCTTCTGCAGCCAGCGGTTCGCAGCAGGAGCAGATTGGAGAGTGCTGGAGGACGATACCCTCAGTGACCACCAAGCCATTCGCTTCTCGGTGGGGCATGCACGTGGTCCACCAGAAAACGGATATGGAGTCGCTGGAGGATGAAGGACGCAGTGCTTCCACTCTGACACTTTCCTGGCGGCTCTAAGCCTAGGTAGCTTTGGCAACACACCAACCAGTGCCGCTAAACTGGTCAGCGTCTTATCAGACGCGTGTGATGCCACAATGCCTAGGAGGAAGTCACCAAACTCAAAGCATCGGCCGAAATACTGGTGGAACCAAGCCATCAAGCAGCTATGGACGGCGTGCACCACGGCCCGCAGGAAGGTGCTGAGAGCCCGCTCCGAAGCTCGTCGGGAGGAACTAAAGCTGGCCTATAAAGTTGCCAGATCGGCCCTGAAAAGGGAGATTAAGGACAGCAAGAGGCGTTGCTTCCTTGACCTCTGTCGCGAAGCCGAGAGAAACGTGTGGGGTAACGCGTACAGAGTCGTCATGGACAAGCTGAAGGCGCAGCAATCCTCGCCGGAAAGATGCCCAACTAGGCTTCGTAGCATCATCGAGGAGCTGTTCCCGCAGCACGACCCCTCGACCCGGgtcccatcgtcaccatcagTCCGAGAGCTGTCAGGGGAAGTAGTAGTGCCTGTGACCAACGAAGAGGTGCTGGACGCGGTTAGGCTGATGAAGCTGGAGAAAGCTCCGGGAGAAGACGGGATCCCAAATGTGGCACTGAAGGCTGATACGGGAGAGTTCCGCGATATGGAAGAGGCAGAAGCTGGTTCTCCTGCCGAAGCCAGGGAAAGATGTGAGAGGGCCTTCCTCATTCAGACCTCTGGGGCTATTGGACACTACCGGTAAGCTGCTGGAAAGGATAATTTTGAGCCGCCTTAGCGCTTTCACGGAGTGCGAAGGTGGGCTCTCTGATCGGCAGTTTGGCTTCCGCAAGGGGAGATCTACGGTGGACGGGCAATTCTGGCGGTAGTGGCGAAGGCGAGAGCAGCATACGACAGGAAGAGGGCTGGAGATCGTTGCTGCGGAATCATCACGATCGACGTGAAGAATGCTTTCAACAGCTGGGAGGCGATCGGCTTAGCTCTGCGCAGGCACAACGTTCCCGAGTACCTGTGCAGGATCCTCGCGAGTTACCTCAGAAAGCGTCGCCTAGTCTACGACACAGAGCGGGACCAGGAGTCCATGGCCATAACTGCAGGTGTTCCACAGGGCTCCATTCTGGGGCCAAGCCTCTGGAACATTATGTATGACGGGCTGCTGGATCTCGACCTAAAGGCACAGAACTGCTGGATCTCGACCTAAAGGGTTGAACATCACGTTAAAGgagaaagacaagccaagtcaatggcaaagaatgaaatttggtttggtt
This window harbors:
- the LOC131285095 gene encoding uncharacterized protein LOC131285095, yielding MAKHMEMIQLNLNHCEVAQQVLWQTMVDEKVDVALLSEPYQVPVGDGAWVVDKTGRATILAGGSFGNTPTSAAKLVSVLSDACDATMPRRKSPNSKHRPKYWWNQAIKQLWTACTTARRKVLRARSEARREELKLAYKVARSALKREIKDSKRRCFLDLCREAERNVWGNAYRVVMDKLKAQQSSPERCPTRLRSIIEELFPQHDPSTRVPSSPSVRELSGEVVVPVTNEEVLDAVRLMKLEKAPGEDGIPNVALKADTGEFRDMEEAEAGSPAEARERWEIYGGRAILAVVAKARAAYDRKRAGDRCCGIITIDVKNAFNSWEAIGLALRRHNVPEYLCRILASYLRKRRLVYDTERDQESMAITAGVPQGSILGPSLWNIMYDGLLDLDLKAQNCWIST